A section of the Malus sylvestris chromosome 17, drMalSylv7.2, whole genome shotgun sequence genome encodes:
- the LOC126611486 gene encoding uncharacterized protein LOC126611486: MLLSKMSNTSVLLCFIVLAAFAIANASGSESKERIGVYALKKGDLSVKFTNWGATIISLVLPDKNGKLADVVLGYDSVKEYTNDTSYIGSVVGRVANRIGGAQFTLNGTHYKLVANEGKNILHGGKKGFSDVVWKVRKYKNEGHSPSIAFTYHSADGEQGFPGDVLATVSYTLTGDNQLSIKMKAKALNKPTPVSLAQHTYWNLGGHNSGDVLSQDVTIFASHYTPVDSHLIPTGKIASVKGTPYDFLKPDAVGSRINKLTSGYDINYCLDSSGVGNKLRPAAVVHDKKSGRVLELSTNAPGLQFYTSNSLKDVKGKGGFVYEPHAALCLETQGFPDSVNHPNFPSTIVTPKKPYKHFMLFKFSIKA; the protein is encoded by the exons ATGTTACTCAGCAAAATGTCCAACACTAGTGTTCTACTTTGTTTCATCGTTCTAGCCGCTTTCGCGATTGCGAATGCTTCTGGTTCCGAATCGAAGGAAAGGATTGGTGTGTATGCGCTCAAGAAGGGTGATCTTTCAGTCAAGTTCACCAACTGGGGTGCAACTATCATCTCCCTCGTCTTACCGGACAAAAATG GAAAGCTTGCTGATGTAGTTCTCGGGTACGATTCCGTCAAAGAGTATACG AATGATACTTCTTACATCGGTTCTGTCGTTGGACGGGTTGCTAACAGAATTGGAGGAGCTCAATTTACGTTAAATGGAACTCACTACAAGCTAGTTGCTAATGAGGGAAAAAACATACTTCATG GTGGCAAAAAAGGATTCAGTGATGTTGTCTGGAAAGTGAGAAAGTACAAGAACGAAGGCCATTCTCCTTCCATTGCCTTCACCTATCATAGTGCCGATGGCGAACAAG GATTTCCCGGCGATGTGCTAGCTACCGTGAGCTATACCCTCACTGGAGACAACCAACTGAGCATAAAAATGAAAGCTAAGGCTCTAAACAAACCGACACCGGTCAGTCTAGCTCAACACACCTACTGGAACCTCGGCGGTCACAACAGTGGCGATGTTCTGTCCCAAGACGTCACGATCTTTGCCTCTCATTACACTCCCGTCGACAGTCACCTCATTCCCACCGGCAAAATAGCTTCTGTAAAAGGAACCCCGTACGACTTCCTCAAGCCTGATGCTGTGGGAAGCAGGATCAACAAGCTGACTAGCGGTTACGACATCAACTACTGCCTCGACAGCAGCGGTGTAGGCAACAAACTGAGGCCTGCCGCGGTGGTGCACGACAAGAAGTCCGGGAGGGTTTTAGAGCTGTCGACGAATGCGCCCGGCTTGCAGTTCTACACGAGTAACTCTCTCAAGGATGTGAAGGGGAAAGGAGGGTTTGTGTATGAACCGCATGCAGCGTTGTGTTTGGAGACTCAAGGGTTTCCGGATTCTGTCAATCACCCTAATTTCCCTTCCACAATTGTGACTCCCAAAAAGCCTTACAAGCATTTTATGCTTTTTAAGTTTTCAATTAAAGCTTAA
- the LOC126611485 gene encoding serine/threonine-protein kinase PBL34-like isoform X1: MELGPDAFVEAKNVGKSKGKEKKDDEDEVTGCWMKLRFMGRCMSPKTKLNSSASGTSSPDAESKGTHESIKDQPGAPVALSSTTSNTGSTVPTPKAAEELKVASQLRKFTFDELKSVTKNFRPVNLLGEGGFGCVFKGWIDEHGTAPVKPGGGLAVAVKTLNHDGLQGHKEWLAEVNYLGDLLHPNLVKLYGYCIEDDQRLLVYEFMPRGSLENHLFRKSWPLPWSIRMKIALGAAKGLTFLHEEAERPVIYRDFKTSNILLDADYTAKLSDFGLAKDAPEGDKTHVSTRVMGTYGYAAPEYVMTGHLTSKSDVYSFGVVLLEMLVGKRSMDKNRPKGEHNLVEWAHPHLRDRRRFYRLVDPRIEGRFSIKGAQKAFHLAARCLSRDPKARPLMSEVVEVLKPLPDLKDMACSSSYYQALQAPGSNPNSRNGSRGLAGVSRNGQPTRTRSMPNGPHASPYHLNHLNRSPRPIAQSAQS, encoded by the exons ATGGAATTGGGTCCTGATGCTTTTGTTGAAGCTAAGAATGTCGGGAAATCGaagggaaaggaaaagaaagatgaCGAAGATGAAGTGACAGGGTGTTGGATGAAGTTAAGGTTCATGGGGAGGTGCATGTCTCCAAAGACCAAACTTAATAGTTCTGCAAGTGGAACTAGCTCACCAGATG CAGAAAGTAAAGGTACACATGAATCGATCAAAGACCAACCAGGTGCTCCAGTTGCTTTGTCTTCAACCACCAGTAACACAGGAAGTACTGTGCCTACTCCTAAGGCAGCTGAGGAACTGAAAGTTGCTTCCCAGCTACGAAAGTTCACCTTTGATGAGCTCAAGTCTGTAACAAAGAATTTTAGACCTGTGAATCTTCTGGGCGAAGGTGGATTTGGTTGTGTATTTAAAGGCTGGATTGACGAACATGGAACTGCTCCAGTAAAACCTGGAGGTGGGCTTGCAGTTGCCGTAAAGACTCTGAACCATGACGGACTTCAAGGTCATAAAGAATGGCTG GCTGAAGTTAATTATCTTGGCGACCTACTTCATCCTAATTTAGTCAAACTATATGGTTATTGCATTGAGGATGATCAAAGGTTACTTGTATATGAGTTTATGCCTCGGGGAAGCTTGGAGAATCACCTCTTTAGAA AGTCCTGGCCGCTCCCTTGGTCTATCCGGATGAAAATAGCTCTTGGCGCTGCAAAGGGTCTTACCTTTCTTCATGAGGAAGCCGAAAGGCCAGTGATTTATCGAGATTTCAAAACATCTAATATATTGCTGGATGCG GACTACACTGCCAAGCTTTCTGATTTTGGGCTCGCCAAAGATGCTCCAGAGGGAGACAAAACTCACGTCTCCACCCGAGTTATGGGCACTTACGGTTATGCAGCCCCAGAGTATGTAATGACAG GACACCTCACTTCAAAAAGTGATGTGTATAGCTTCGGGGTGGTTCTGCTTGAAATGTTGGTTGGTAAAAGATCTATGGACAAAAACCGACCCAAAGGGGAGCATAACTTGGTTGAGTGGGCACACCCGCATCTGAGAGACAGGCGAAGGTTCTATCGTCTAGTAGATCCTCGAATTGAAGGCCGCTTCTCTATCAAAGGTGCTCAGAAGGCATTTCATTTGGCTGCCCGTTGTCTTAGCCGTGACCCCAAGGCTAGACCCCTGATGAGTGAAGTTGTTGAAGTGCTGAAGCCTCTTCCCGATCTCAAAGACATGGCCTGCTCCTCATCTTACTACCAAGCCTTACAAGCTCCTGGGTCCAATCCAAATTCTCGAAATGGCAGCAGAGGGCTGGCTGGGGTTTCAAGGAATGGACAACCAACCAGAACCCGATCCATGCCAAATGGTCCGCATGCCTCACCATATCACCTAAACCATCTTAACCGATCACCCAGACCTATTGCGCAATCTGCACAATCGTAA
- the LOC126611485 gene encoding serine/threonine-protein kinase PBL34-like isoform X3, which produces MELGPDAFVEAKNVGKSKGKEKKDDEDEVTGCWMKLRFMGRCMSPKTKLNSSASGTSSPDAESKGTHESIKDQPGAPVALSSTTSNTGSTVPTPKAAEELKVASQLRKFTFDELKSVTKNFRPVNLLGEGGFGCVFKGWIDEHGTAPVKPGGGLAVAVKTLNHDGLQGHKEWLAEVNYLGDLLHPNLVKLYGYCIEDDQRLLVYEFMPRGSLENHLFRKSWPLPWSIRMKIALGAAKGLTFLHEEAERPVIYRDFKTSNILLDADYTAKLSDFGLAKDAPEGDKTHVSTRVMGTYGYAAPEYVMTAIFYQDTSLQKVMCIASGWFCLKCWLVKDLWTKTDPKGSITWLSGHTRI; this is translated from the exons ATGGAATTGGGTCCTGATGCTTTTGTTGAAGCTAAGAATGTCGGGAAATCGaagggaaaggaaaagaaagatgaCGAAGATGAAGTGACAGGGTGTTGGATGAAGTTAAGGTTCATGGGGAGGTGCATGTCTCCAAAGACCAAACTTAATAGTTCTGCAAGTGGAACTAGCTCACCAGATG CAGAAAGTAAAGGTACACATGAATCGATCAAAGACCAACCAGGTGCTCCAGTTGCTTTGTCTTCAACCACCAGTAACACAGGAAGTACTGTGCCTACTCCTAAGGCAGCTGAGGAACTGAAAGTTGCTTCCCAGCTACGAAAGTTCACCTTTGATGAGCTCAAGTCTGTAACAAAGAATTTTAGACCTGTGAATCTTCTGGGCGAAGGTGGATTTGGTTGTGTATTTAAAGGCTGGATTGACGAACATGGAACTGCTCCAGTAAAACCTGGAGGTGGGCTTGCAGTTGCCGTAAAGACTCTGAACCATGACGGACTTCAAGGTCATAAAGAATGGCTG GCTGAAGTTAATTATCTTGGCGACCTACTTCATCCTAATTTAGTCAAACTATATGGTTATTGCATTGAGGATGATCAAAGGTTACTTGTATATGAGTTTATGCCTCGGGGAAGCTTGGAGAATCACCTCTTTAGAA AGTCCTGGCCGCTCCCTTGGTCTATCCGGATGAAAATAGCTCTTGGCGCTGCAAAGGGTCTTACCTTTCTTCATGAGGAAGCCGAAAGGCCAGTGATTTATCGAGATTTCAAAACATCTAATATATTGCTGGATGCG GACTACACTGCCAAGCTTTCTGATTTTGGGCTCGCCAAAGATGCTCCAGAGGGAGACAAAACTCACGTCTCCACCCGAGTTATGGGCACTTACGGTTATGCAGCCCCAGAGTATGTAATGACAG CCATCTTCTATCAGGACACCTCACTTCAAAAAGTGATGTGTATAGCTTCGGGGTGGTTCTGCTTGAAATGTTGGTTGGTAAAAGATCTATGGACAAAAACCGACCCAAAGGGGAGCATAACTTGGTTGAGTGGGCACACCCGCATCTGA
- the LOC126611485 gene encoding serine/threonine-protein kinase PBL34-like isoform X2: MELGPDAFVEAKNVGKSKGKEKKDDEDEVTGCWMKLRFMGRCMSPKTKLNSSASGTSSPDESKGTHESIKDQPGAPVALSSTTSNTGSTVPTPKAAEELKVASQLRKFTFDELKSVTKNFRPVNLLGEGGFGCVFKGWIDEHGTAPVKPGGGLAVAVKTLNHDGLQGHKEWLAEVNYLGDLLHPNLVKLYGYCIEDDQRLLVYEFMPRGSLENHLFRKSWPLPWSIRMKIALGAAKGLTFLHEEAERPVIYRDFKTSNILLDADYTAKLSDFGLAKDAPEGDKTHVSTRVMGTYGYAAPEYVMTGHLTSKSDVYSFGVVLLEMLVGKRSMDKNRPKGEHNLVEWAHPHLRDRRRFYRLVDPRIEGRFSIKGAQKAFHLAARCLSRDPKARPLMSEVVEVLKPLPDLKDMACSSSYYQALQAPGSNPNSRNGSRGLAGVSRNGQPTRTRSMPNGPHASPYHLNHLNRSPRPIAQSAQS; this comes from the exons ATGGAATTGGGTCCTGATGCTTTTGTTGAAGCTAAGAATGTCGGGAAATCGaagggaaaggaaaagaaagatgaCGAAGATGAAGTGACAGGGTGTTGGATGAAGTTAAGGTTCATGGGGAGGTGCATGTCTCCAAAGACCAAACTTAATAGTTCTGCAAGTGGAACTAGCTCACCAGATG AAAGTAAAGGTACACATGAATCGATCAAAGACCAACCAGGTGCTCCAGTTGCTTTGTCTTCAACCACCAGTAACACAGGAAGTACTGTGCCTACTCCTAAGGCAGCTGAGGAACTGAAAGTTGCTTCCCAGCTACGAAAGTTCACCTTTGATGAGCTCAAGTCTGTAACAAAGAATTTTAGACCTGTGAATCTTCTGGGCGAAGGTGGATTTGGTTGTGTATTTAAAGGCTGGATTGACGAACATGGAACTGCTCCAGTAAAACCTGGAGGTGGGCTTGCAGTTGCCGTAAAGACTCTGAACCATGACGGACTTCAAGGTCATAAAGAATGGCTG GCTGAAGTTAATTATCTTGGCGACCTACTTCATCCTAATTTAGTCAAACTATATGGTTATTGCATTGAGGATGATCAAAGGTTACTTGTATATGAGTTTATGCCTCGGGGAAGCTTGGAGAATCACCTCTTTAGAA AGTCCTGGCCGCTCCCTTGGTCTATCCGGATGAAAATAGCTCTTGGCGCTGCAAAGGGTCTTACCTTTCTTCATGAGGAAGCCGAAAGGCCAGTGATTTATCGAGATTTCAAAACATCTAATATATTGCTGGATGCG GACTACACTGCCAAGCTTTCTGATTTTGGGCTCGCCAAAGATGCTCCAGAGGGAGACAAAACTCACGTCTCCACCCGAGTTATGGGCACTTACGGTTATGCAGCCCCAGAGTATGTAATGACAG GACACCTCACTTCAAAAAGTGATGTGTATAGCTTCGGGGTGGTTCTGCTTGAAATGTTGGTTGGTAAAAGATCTATGGACAAAAACCGACCCAAAGGGGAGCATAACTTGGTTGAGTGGGCACACCCGCATCTGAGAGACAGGCGAAGGTTCTATCGTCTAGTAGATCCTCGAATTGAAGGCCGCTTCTCTATCAAAGGTGCTCAGAAGGCATTTCATTTGGCTGCCCGTTGTCTTAGCCGTGACCCCAAGGCTAGACCCCTGATGAGTGAAGTTGTTGAAGTGCTGAAGCCTCTTCCCGATCTCAAAGACATGGCCTGCTCCTCATCTTACTACCAAGCCTTACAAGCTCCTGGGTCCAATCCAAATTCTCGAAATGGCAGCAGAGGGCTGGCTGGGGTTTCAAGGAATGGACAACCAACCAGAACCCGATCCATGCCAAATGGTCCGCATGCCTCACCATATCACCTAAACCATCTTAACCGATCACCCAGACCTATTGCGCAATCTGCACAATCGTAA